The segment CGGACCACCGTGAGCCCAGAACCGAATGCAGGGCGACAAGCACGCCTAAGTGTATACCACGTTACGTCAGTTGCCGCCTTTCTCATCCAGATCAAAGGCCGTGTGTAGGGTGCGCACCGCCAACTCCAGGTAGCGCTCATCGATGACCACCGAAATCTTGATTTCGGAGGTCGAAATCATGAGGATGTTGATCCCCTCTGCCGCCAGCGCGGAGAACATGGTGCTGGCCACACCGGCGTGCGAGCGCATGCCGACGCCGACGATGGACACCTTGACGATCTCCTCGTTGACGTTCACTGCTCCAGCGTTCAGATCCACTGCGCATTGTTGCAATATGGACTGGGTTTGCTTGAACGCGCTGCGGTGGACCGTGAAGGTAAAGTCCGTGGTGTCGGCGATGCCGGCGTTCTGCACAATCATGTCCACTTCGATGTTGGCGTCGGACACCGGCCCCAGAATGCGTGCGGCAACGCCCGGTTGATCCGGTACGCCCGCCAGCGTCAACTGCGCCTCGTCTCGGTTGAACGCAATGCCCGACACCAGCACATCTTCCATCGAATCTTCCTCGTCGTAAGTGATCAACGTGCCGTCGTCGGGTTCGAACGACGAGAGTACGCGAAGCGGCACATTGTATTTTCCAGCGAACTCGACGGCCCGAATCTGCAAGACCTTGGAGCCGAGTGACGCCAGTTCGAGCATTTCCTCGAACGTGATCTTCTCCAGGCGTCTCGCGCGCGGTTCGACCCGCGGATCGGTCGTGTACACGCCGTCCACGTCGGTGTAAATGCGGCACTCGTCCGCCTCGAGCGCAGCCGCAATGGCCACAGCCGAGGTGTCCGAACCGCCACGACCCAAGGTGCTGATGTCGCCGCCTTCGGTGACACCCTGGAAACCGGCAACCACCACAACCCGGCCGGCATCCAGATCCCGACGAATGGCAGCCTGCTCGATGTGCTGGATGCGTGCTTTGGTGTGCGACTCGTCCGTCAGCATCCGGATTTGCCAACCGGTGTACGACCTCGCGGGCACCCCGTTGCGGTTCAGAACCATCGACAGCAGTGCGATGGTGACCTGCTCCCCTGTCGAGAGCAGCACATCCATTTCGCGCGACGATACGCTGTCGCTGACGTCCTCAGCGAGTGCAACGAGCCGGTTGGTTTCGCCCGACATCGCCGACACCACGACAACGACCTGGTGCCCCGCTGACACATCGGCGGCGACGAGCTTCGCCACGTGTTCGATGCGTTCGACCGAGCCGACGGAGGTGCCGCCGTACTTATGTACATATAAAGCCATGAGTCTTCTCGCGCCCGCCCGCTCAGCTCGACGCCAACGTCTGTTCGACACTGGCCGCGACGGCGGCCAATGCGGCAGGCAGTGCAGCGGGGTTGTCTCCGCCCCCCTGGGCGAAGTCCGGGCGCCCGCCCCCCTTGCCGCCGACGTCGGCGGCGACGCGTTTGACGATGTCACCGGCGGACAGCCGCTTGCTCAGCGACTTGGAGACACCCGCAGCCACCCGAACGGCACTGCCGTCGACCACGGCGAGCACGACAACGGCCTCGCCGAGCCGGTTCTTGAGGTCGTCGACGTTGTCACGCAGCGCCTTTGGGTCGACGCCGTCCACCACGGTGGCCAGCACCTTGACGCCCGCCACCTCAACGGCGTCGTCAACCAGGCCCTGCCCCGACAGCAGGGCGAGTTTGGACCGTGTTTGGTCGAGGTCTTTCTCGAGCGACCGTATCCGGCTTTGCATGGCCCTGACTCGTTCCGCCACCGCGGCGCGCGGCACGTTGAAATCCTGCGCCAACCCGGCGAGCGTCGATTCGCCCTCCAGCACGTGTTCAATCGCTGCTGCACCCGTCAGCGCCTCGATGCGGCGAATGCCAGACGCAACAGCGCCTTCTGACACGATCCTGAACGCGCCGATCTCACCGCTGCGCGCGACGTGCGTGCCACCGCAGAGCTCGGTGGAATCCGGGCCGAGCGTCACCACGCGCACGACCTCGCCATACTTCTCACCGAACAGCATGGTGGCCCCGAGTGCCTTCGCGGCGTCGATCGGCATTTCGCGGATGTCGGTGACGTGGTTGGCACGCACCTCGGCGTTGACGTGGCGCTCGATGGTCGCGAGCGTGTCGGCGTCAACAGGCTGGTCGTTGGAGAAATCGAAGCGCAGGTGCTCCGGCGACACCAACGAGCCGCGCTGCTGCACGTGGTCGCCGACCGCCTGGCGCAGGGCTTCGTGCAGCAGATGGGTCGCCGAGTGGTTCGCCTGGGTGGCTTCTCTACGGGCGGTGTCGACTGCGGCCAACACACTCTGCCCCACGCGCAGGCTGCCCTCGACCACTTCGATCGCGTGCAGGAAGGCCGAGCCACTCTTGCGTGTGTCGTGCACGGTGACGGACACGCCGTCGGCGTCCAGACGCCCCTGATCGCCCACCTGCCCGCCCGATTCGGCGTAGAACGCGGTACGGTCGAGCACGGCGACACCTGTGGCGCCGTCGTTCAGGCTGTCCACAGCCTCACCGTCACAATACAGCTCAAGCACCGTCGCATCGACACTCAACGTGGTGTAACCGTCAAACGCGGTCGATGCGCTCGAGAGCACCCCTTCACTCTGCTCGACTGAAAACTGACTCGCCGCACGGGCCCGAGCCCGTTGGTTTTCCATCGCCGCGTCGAAGCCCGCCTCGTCCACGGACAGCTCCCGCTCGCGGGCGATGTCCGCGGTCAGGTCAAGTGGAAAGCCGTACGTGTCGTACAGCCGGAATGCGAGTTCCCCCGGGATTTCGCACCCGTCGAGCGTTTCCAGTGCCGAATCGAGCAACTTCATGCCGTTGTCGAGCGTCTCGGCAAAGCGCTTCTCCTCCTGCAGCAGCAGCCGCTCGACACGTTCCTGTTGTGCCACCAACTCCGGGTACGCTGCGCCCATCTCGTCGACCAGGGCCGAAACCAGGGTGTGGAAGAACGGCGTGGTGCAGCCGAGCTTGTAGCCGTGGCGCACAGCTCGCCGAATGATCCGCCGCAGCACATACCCGCGCCCCTCGTTACCCGGCACCACCCCGTCAACAATGAGAAACGCGCACGAGCGGATGTGGTCAGCGACCACTTTCAGCGAGGCATCACCGTGCGCCGTCGTGCCCACCGCCTTGGCACTCGCGGCCAGCAGACGCTCGAACAGGTCGATCTCGTAATTCGAGTGCACGTGTTGCAACACAGCAGCAATCCGCTCCAGCCCCATGCCGGTGTCGACCGACGGTTTCGGCAAGGGCGTCAGGGTGCCGTCCGCCGACCGGTCAAACTGCATGAAAACGAGATTCCAGATCTCGATGTACCGGTCGCCGTCCTCCTCCGGCGTGCCCGGCGGCCCTCCCCACACATCGGGCCCGTGATCGAAAAAGATCTCCGAGCACGGCCCGCAGGGCCCGGTGTCACCCATCTGCCAGAAGTTATCCTTGGCACCGATGCGCGCAATTCGCTCGCGCGGCACGCCGATCCGGTTCTCCCAGATGTCGAACGCCTCATCGTCTTCCTCGAACACCGTGATCCAGAGCTTGTCCTCCGGCAACCCGAGGCACCCGTCGGCCTGGTCGCCGGTCAGGAACTGCCAGGCAAAGCGAATCGCCTCGGTTTTGAAGTAATCGCCGAAGCTGAAATTGCCCAGCATTTCGAAAAAGGTGTGGTGCCGTGCGGTGTACCCCACGTTCTCGAGGTCGTTGTGTTTGCCGCCGGCGCGCACGCAGCGTTGCGACGTGGTCGCCCGCAGGTAGTCGCGTGTCTCCGTGCCCAGAAACAGGTCCTTGAACTGCACCATGCCGGCGTTGGTAAACAACAAGGTGGGGTCGTTCCCGGGCACCAGCGGGCTGGAGGAGACGATCGTGTGTCCCTGGGTTTCAAAAAAGCGCAGATAGCGCTCGCGGATGTCCGACGTGGTCAGCATGTTTCGTGTACTCGACTGGGCGCCGCGCCAACGTACGTTGGCG is part of the Pseudomonadota bacterium genome and harbors:
- the alaS gene encoding alanine--tRNA ligase, with the translated sequence MLTTSDIRERYLRFFETQGHTIVSSSPLVPGNDPTLLFTNAGMVQFKDLFLGTETRDYLRATTSQRCVRAGGKHNDLENVGYTARHHTFFEMLGNFSFGDYFKTEAIRFAWQFLTGDQADGCLGLPEDKLWITVFEEDDEAFDIWENRIGVPRERIARIGAKDNFWQMGDTGPCGPCSEIFFDHGPDVWGGPPGTPEEDGDRYIEIWNLVFMQFDRSADGTLTPLPKPSVDTGMGLERIAAVLQHVHSNYEIDLFERLLAASAKAVGTTAHGDASLKVVADHIRSCAFLIVDGVVPGNEGRGYVLRRIIRRAVRHGYKLGCTTPFFHTLVSALVDEMGAAYPELVAQQERVERLLLQEEKRFAETLDNGMKLLDSALETLDGCEIPGELAFRLYDTYGFPLDLTADIARERELSVDEAGFDAAMENQRARARAASQFSVEQSEGVLSSASTAFDGYTTLSVDATVLELYCDGEAVDSLNDGATGVAVLDRTAFYAESGGQVGDQGRLDADGVSVTVHDTRKSGSAFLHAIEVVEGSLRVGQSVLAAVDTARREATQANHSATHLLHEALRQAVGDHVQQRGSLVSPEHLRFDFSNDQPVDADTLATIERHVNAEVRANHVTDIREMPIDAAKALGATMLFGEKYGEVVRVVTLGPDSTELCGGTHVARSGEIGAFRIVSEGAVASGIRRIEALTGAAAIEHVLEGESTLAGLAQDFNVPRAAVAERVRAMQSRIRSLEKDLDQTRSKLALLSGQGLVDDAVEVAGVKVLATVVDGVDPKALRDNVDDLKNRLGEAVVVLAVVDGSAVRVAAGVSKSLSKRLSAGDIVKRVAADVGGKGGGRPDFAQGGGDNPAALPAALAAVAASVEQTLASS
- a CDS encoding aspartate kinase: MALYVHKYGGTSVGSVERIEHVAKLVAADVSAGHQVVVVVSAMSGETNRLVALAEDVSDSVSSREMDVLLSTGEQVTIALLSMVLNRNGVPARSYTGWQIRMLTDESHTKARIQHIEQAAIRRDLDAGRVVVVAGFQGVTEGGDISTLGRGGSDTSAVAIAAALEADECRIYTDVDGVYTTDPRVEPRARRLEKITFEEMLELASLGSKVLQIRAVEFAGKYNVPLRVLSSFEPDDGTLITYDEEDSMEDVLVSGIAFNRDEAQLTLAGVPDQPGVAARILGPVSDANIEVDMIVQNAGIADTTDFTFTVHRSAFKQTQSILQQCAVDLNAGAVNVNEEIVKVSIVGVGMRSHAGVASTMFSALAAEGINILMISTSEIKISVVIDERYLELAVRTLHTAFDLDEKGGN